In Tachysurus vachellii isolate PV-2020 chromosome 1, HZAU_Pvac_v1, whole genome shotgun sequence, a genomic segment contains:
- the LOC132843071 gene encoding polymeric immunoglobulin receptor-like: protein MRTLKYVAVKRGGSVTIPCLYEEKYKANNKFWCKGYYWSTCSIVASANSSGNPSVIDHPEQNLFTVELNSVSVSGTGWCAAEIGDEFDDRDYLYLTVSQDPDLSVRESRVRGEEGGSVTVQCLYSAAYQNTQKQWCRFKDEQCNTVRTETSQFSGGDDGRGSFSVKISRLKKSDAGWYWCSAGDLQVPIHISVSDPPPVTTSNTTMATTNTHEDNMYIEPEMFCIADN, encoded by the exons ATGAGGACACTGAAATATGTAGCTGTAAAAAGAGGAGGATCTGTCACTATTCCATGTCTTTATGAAGAGAAGTACAAAGCAAACAATAAATTCTGGTGCAAAGGGTACTATTGGTCTACCTGCAGTATCGTAGCCTCTGCAAACTCAAGTGGAAATCCATCAGTCATTGATCATCCAGAGCAGAATTTGTTCACAGTGGAACTgaactctgtctctgtgtctggaACGGGTTGGTGTGCTGCAGAAATTGGGGATGAATTTGATGACCGTGATTATTTGTACCTGACGGTTAGTCAAG ATCCTGATCTGTCAGTGagggagagcagagtgagaggtGAGGAAGGAGGCAGTGTCACAGTCCAGTGTCTCTACAGTGCTGCGTATCAGAATACACAGAAGCAGTGGTGCAGATTTAAAGATGAACAATGCAACACAGTGAGGACTGAAACATCCCAGTTTTCAGGAGGGGATGATGGGCGAGGATCCTTCAGTGTGAAGATAAGCAGACTGAAGAAGAGTGATGCTGGATGGTACTGGTGCAGTGCAGGAGATCTGCAGGTTCCTAttcacatcagtgtcagtgaTCCACCTCCAG TCACTACATCAAATACTACAATGGCGACTACAAACACTCATGAAGACAATATGTACAT agaGCCAGAGATGTTCTGTATCGCAGACAACTGA